A window of Onychostoma macrolepis isolate SWU-2019 chromosome 01, ASM1243209v1, whole genome shotgun sequence contains these coding sequences:
- the cnrip1a gene encoding CB1 cannabinoid receptor-interacting protein 1a, which translates to MTDVPAIINIAISLKIQPNDGPVFYKVDGTRFGQSRTIKLLTGSKYKIEVIVKPGSAEAATMGIGGKSFPLEQQSKDEEQIVYNGNYDTEGVPHTKSGDRQPVQVSIEFKDAGMFETVWQVKYYNYYKREHCQFGNSFNCIEYEVKPNETRSLMWINKEVFQ; encoded by the exons ATGACCGACGTTCCAGCGATAATAAACATCGCGATTTCCCTGAAAATCCAACCCAATGACGGACCCGTGTTTTATAAAGTGGACGGGACGAGGTTCGGCCAGAGCAGGACAATCAAATTGCTAACAGGATCGAAATACAAAATCGAGGTGATCGTGAAGCCGGGTAGCGCGGAGGCCGC CACAATGGGAATCGGCGGAAAGAGCTTCCCATTGGAGCAGCAGTCCAAAGATGAGGAGCAGATCGTCTACAATGGCAACTATGACACTGAGGGAGTGCCACACACCAAGAGCGGGGACAGACAACCTGTGCAGGTCTCCATAGAG TTCAAAGATGCTGGCATGTTTGAAACTGTATGGCAAGTGAAATACTACAACTACTACAAGAGAGAGCACTGCCAGTTCGGCAACAGCTTCAACTGCATCGAGTACGAGGTCAAGCCCAACGAGACCCGCAGCCTCATGTGGATAAACAAAGAGGTCTTCCAGTAA
- the ppp3r1b gene encoding calcineurin subunit B type 1b isoform X1 → MRRVIPWRCAHTDKVIWTRNGEINKVDADEIKRLGKRFKKLDLDNSGSLSVEEFMSLPELQQNPLVQRVIDIFDTDGNGEVDFKEFIEGVSQFSVKGDKEQKLRFAFRIYDMDKDGYISNGELFQVLKMMVGNNLKDTQLQQIVDKTIINADKDGDGRISFEEFCAVVGGLDIHKKMVVDV, encoded by the exons ATGAGGCGAGTTATCCCTTGGAGATGTGCTCACACT GATAAAGTCATATGGACAAGAAATGGTGAAATCAATAAAG TTGACGCTGATGAGATTAAAAGACTAGGGAAGCGGTTTAAGAAACTCGACCTGGATAACTCGGGTTCTCTCAGCGTGGAGGAGTTTATGTCTCTACCCGAGTTGCAGCAGAATCCGCTGGTGCAGCGAGTCATCGATATATTCGACACAGACGGAAATGGAGAAGTGGACTTTAAAg AGTTCATTGAAGGCGTCTCCCAGTTCAGTGTCAAGGGCGACAAGGAGCAGAAGCTCCGCT TTGCGTTCAGGATTTATGACATGGATAAGGATGGCTACATATCCAACGGTGAGCTGTTCCAGGTGCTGAAGATGATGGTAGGGAATAACCTGAAGGACACCCAGCTGCAGCAGATCGTCGACAAAACCATCATCAACGCAGACAAGGATGGGGACGGGAGGATATCTTTCGAGGAGTTCTGCGCT GTGGTTGGTGGCTTAGACATTCACAAAAAGATGGTGGTGGATGTGTGA
- the ppp3r1b gene encoding calcineurin subunit B type 1b isoform X2, which translates to MGNEASYPLEMCSHFDADEIKRLGKRFKKLDLDNSGSLSVEEFMSLPELQQNPLVQRVIDIFDTDGNGEVDFKEFIEGVSQFSVKGDKEQKLRFAFRIYDMDKDGYISNGELFQVLKMMVGNNLKDTQLQQIVDKTIINADKDGDGRISFEEFCAVVGGLDIHKKMVVDV; encoded by the exons ATG GGAAATGAGGCGAGTTATCCCTTGGAGATGTGCTCACACT TTGACGCTGATGAGATTAAAAGACTAGGGAAGCGGTTTAAGAAACTCGACCTGGATAACTCGGGTTCTCTCAGCGTGGAGGAGTTTATGTCTCTACCCGAGTTGCAGCAGAATCCGCTGGTGCAGCGAGTCATCGATATATTCGACACAGACGGAAATGGAGAAGTGGACTTTAAAg AGTTCATTGAAGGCGTCTCCCAGTTCAGTGTCAAGGGCGACAAGGAGCAGAAGCTCCGCT TTGCGTTCAGGATTTATGACATGGATAAGGATGGCTACATATCCAACGGTGAGCTGTTCCAGGTGCTGAAGATGATGGTAGGGAATAACCTGAAGGACACCCAGCTGCAGCAGATCGTCGACAAAACCATCATCAACGCAGACAAGGATGGGGACGGGAGGATATCTTTCGAGGAGTTCTGCGCT GTGGTTGGTGGCTTAGACATTCACAAAAAGATGGTGGTGGATGTGTGA
- the etaa1a gene encoding ewing's tumor-associated antigen 1 isoform X1: MEGRGSQEQRERNEIAKPTQMKSKVNRLRRSPKAATLNPGQIRNTAEFKTPTRPARGQFRRLIPDDSPSNDPDFHQDIIWDTTSPSPIRHGRGQRRAANVRAVDISDIANRIAPKNGRLEEADSSLLQWIGDSAIPCTPEVQQSKVRPMSTKQSTVEDLMRLAKQFDFNMRQDEAQEQSSDTPGLKQSEEQEPPHDERFTTAHSESALKLSEKPVDERGLYQEMDDDLDLLFDGPTQRLSGRLSQASDYRTQEVPERNLSIVKASVSQKGSAFITTENHGSKQVNKADDFDDDWNSDGLLDESLLLEMTQNADLFAAPQYSSTQKQTHENQNAFRAITNKKQEAKTDVKCGAFQGQQTKSEQSFQQDSRTQAKPYGGLPRIGNQMENNCTNQVFPTSKALPVPPSCFNGKQNQHKTQVRPLQVIQNSPELSAAISTRNFQPNTKEMLPSTSLSTIKPPHSNPPSMHQNPNSGGIKQQGENAVTAKDGFSDVLDEDLDSFFASDDIWDDGVEDDDLFCEACDNLEELSGNAETSATNNQQNTAKALQNTGFSETASQQTVFAHPYPPKKLAANVSMCSANTSVSLYGQKAHAVNSGPAGLGSNVSCDATRPSGPSSNGPYKFKQVRSSSVVGRGTCAVPPTQQGHERGVLAVLQSGVRTADSHQFKKPYIDSFRSAPVIAKDVCDSGAVRCSDAEIERKKQQAIERRRLRMLANQNLRAPV; the protein is encoded by the exons ATGGAGGGCAGAGGCAGTCAGGAACAACGCGAGCGAAATGAAATCGCCAAACCGACGCAGATGAAGTCGAAAGTAAACAGACTGAGACGCAGCCCTAAAGCAGCGACGCTGAACCCCGGACAGATCCGCAACACGG CAGAGTTCAAAACCCCTACACGTCCAGCGAGAGGCCAGTTCAGGAGACTGATACCTGACGACTCGCCCAGCAATGATCCGGATTTTCATCAAGATATTATATGGGATACGACATCTCCATCACCCATTCGACATG gTCGTGGACAGAGGAGAGCTGCAAATGTCAGAGCCGTGGATATATCGGACATTGCCAATCGGATCGCTCCAAAG aaTGGAAGACTAGAAGAAGCGGATTCATCTTTACTGCAGTGGATTGGGGACAGTGCCATTCCTTGCACACCAGAAGTACAGCAATCCAAAGTCAGGCCCATGTCGACAAA ACAGAGCACTGTGGAAGATCTAATGCGGCTGGCGAAGCAGTTTGACTTCAACATGAGGCAAGATGAAGCTCAAGAACAGAGCTCAGATACACCAGGTTTAAAACAATCTGAGGAACAAGAGCCGCCACATGATGAACGATTCACAACAGCCCACAGCGAATCTGCTCTAAAACTCAGTGAGAAGCCTGTTGATGAAAGGGGACTTTATCAGGAGATGGACGATGATCTTGATTTACTTTTTGATGGGCCGACCCAGCGGCTCAGTGGGCGTCTTAGTCAGGCATCAGATTATCGTACTCAGGAAGTTCCTGAGAGAAATCTCAGCATTGTGAAAGCCAGCGTTTCACAAAAAGGTTCTGCGTTCattacaacagaaaaccatGGCAGTAAACAAGTTAACAAGGCTGATGATTTTGATGATGACTGGAACAGTGACGGTTTACTCGATGAGTCGTTGCTTCTGGAGATGACACAAAATGCAGATCTGTTTGCTGCACCGCAGTACAGttcaacacaaaaacaaactcatGAGAATCAAAATGCTTTCAGagcaataacaaacaaaaaacaagaagCTAAAACTGATGTTAAATGTGGTGCATTTCAAGGGCAACAGACAAAAAGCGAGCAGAGTTTTCAACAGGACTCTCGAACACAGGCAAAGCCGTATGGAGGGCTGCCTAGAATTGGAAATCAAAtggaaaataattgcacaaatcAGGTTTTTCCCACGAGTAAAGCTTTGCCAGTTCCTCCAAGTTGCTTTAATGGCAAACAAAATCAGCACAAGACGCAAGTACGACCGCTTCAGGTTATTCAAAATTCACCTGAGCTCAGTGCTGCTATCTCAACACGTAATTTCCAGCCAAACACCAAAGAGATGCTGCCGTCCACCAGCCTCAGTACTATAAAACCTCCCCATTCAAATCCTCCCAGCATGCACCAGAATCCAAACTCTGGAGGCATTAAACAACAAGGAGAGAATGCCGTTACAGCCAAAGATGGATTTAGTGATGTTTTAGATGAAGACCTGGACTCTTTTTTTGCATCTGATGACATCTGGGATGACGGAGTAGAGGACGATGATCTGTTTTGTGAGGCATGTGATAATCTTGAGGAGTTATCTGGCAACGCTGAAACCTCAGCCACAAACAACCAACAAAACACTGCAAAAGCACTACAAAACACTGGCTTCTCCGAAACGGCCAGTCAGCAAACGGTGTTTGCTCATCCTTATCCACCCAAAAAGCTGGCCGCTAATGTTTCCATGTGCAGTGCAAACACATCAGTGTCTCTGTACGGCCAGAAAGCTCATGCGGTGAACTCTGGGCCTGCAGGACTCGGCTCTAATGTGTCATGTGATGCAACGAGACCATCTGGCCCCTCAAGTAATGGACCGTATAAATTCAAACAGGTGAGAAGCTCCTCTGTGGTGGGAAGGGGGACCTGTGCTGTTCCCCCCACACAGCAGGGTCACGAGAGGGGCGTGCTGGCCGTCCTCCAATCAGGTGTGAGAACAGCAGACAGTCATCAGTTCAAAAAGCCGTACATTGACTCGTTCAGGTCTGCGCCGGTCATTGCCAAAG ATGTGTGTGACTCTGGAGCCGTGAGGTGCAGTGATGCTGAGATCGAGAGGAAGAAGCAGCAGGCTATAGAGAGGCGGAGACTCCGGatgctggccaatcagaacCTCAGAGCTCCTGTCTGA
- the LOC131544924 gene encoding LOW QUALITY PROTEIN: F-box only protein 48 (The sequence of the model RefSeq protein was modified relative to this genomic sequence to represent the inferred CDS: inserted 1 base in 1 codon), with protein sequence MSVKGATAPSSAEXRGSNMIPGDQDPLQQNFTETLPTEMSVRIFSELDVRSLCRASLTCRHWNDIIEGSDQLWRSHCHTVLAICQREVDGERLAGCSWKVTLVRNYRKGCVKRRWLKGRYSNIRSADDIPPNSMCPLDVETWGEILEAELDR encoded by the exons ATGTCTGTAAAAGGAGCAACAGCGCCATCTTCTGCCG ATAGAGGATCCAACATGATCCCTGGCGACCAGGATCCACTTCAGCAGAACTTTACAGAGACCCTTCCTACAGAGATGAGTGTTAGGATCTTCAGTGAGCTGGATGTCAGGAGTTTGTGCCGGGCCTCGCTCACCTGCAGACACTGGAATGATATAATTGAGGGCAGCGATCAGCTGTGGAGGAGCCACTGTCATACAGTGCTGGCTATTTGCCAGAGGGAGGTGGATGGGGAAAGGCTTGCTGGGTGTTCATGGAAG GTTACTCTTGTGCGTAACTACAGGAAAGGCTGTGTCAAGCGGAGGTGGCTGAAGGGCCGATACAGTAACATCCGCTCTGCTGACGATATCCCACCCAATAGCATGTGTCCTCTGGACGTGGAGACCTGGGGAGAGATATTGGAGGCGGAACTGGATAGATAG
- the etaa1a gene encoding ewing's tumor-associated antigen 1 isoform X2: MEGRGSQEQRERNEIAKPTQMKSKVNRLRRSPKAATLNPGQIRNTEFKTPTRPARGQFRRLIPDDSPSNDPDFHQDIIWDTTSPSPIRHGRGQRRAANVRAVDISDIANRIAPKNGRLEEADSSLLQWIGDSAIPCTPEVQQSKVRPMSTKQSTVEDLMRLAKQFDFNMRQDEAQEQSSDTPGLKQSEEQEPPHDERFTTAHSESALKLSEKPVDERGLYQEMDDDLDLLFDGPTQRLSGRLSQASDYRTQEVPERNLSIVKASVSQKGSAFITTENHGSKQVNKADDFDDDWNSDGLLDESLLLEMTQNADLFAAPQYSSTQKQTHENQNAFRAITNKKQEAKTDVKCGAFQGQQTKSEQSFQQDSRTQAKPYGGLPRIGNQMENNCTNQVFPTSKALPVPPSCFNGKQNQHKTQVRPLQVIQNSPELSAAISTRNFQPNTKEMLPSTSLSTIKPPHSNPPSMHQNPNSGGIKQQGENAVTAKDGFSDVLDEDLDSFFASDDIWDDGVEDDDLFCEACDNLEELSGNAETSATNNQQNTAKALQNTGFSETASQQTVFAHPYPPKKLAANVSMCSANTSVSLYGQKAHAVNSGPAGLGSNVSCDATRPSGPSSNGPYKFKQVRSSSVVGRGTCAVPPTQQGHERGVLAVLQSGVRTADSHQFKKPYIDSFRSAPVIAKDVCDSGAVRCSDAEIERKKQQAIERRRLRMLANQNLRAPV; this comes from the exons ATGGAGGGCAGAGGCAGTCAGGAACAACGCGAGCGAAATGAAATCGCCAAACCGACGCAGATGAAGTCGAAAGTAAACAGACTGAGACGCAGCCCTAAAGCAGCGACGCTGAACCCCGGACAGATCCGCAACACGG AGTTCAAAACCCCTACACGTCCAGCGAGAGGCCAGTTCAGGAGACTGATACCTGACGACTCGCCCAGCAATGATCCGGATTTTCATCAAGATATTATATGGGATACGACATCTCCATCACCCATTCGACATG gTCGTGGACAGAGGAGAGCTGCAAATGTCAGAGCCGTGGATATATCGGACATTGCCAATCGGATCGCTCCAAAG aaTGGAAGACTAGAAGAAGCGGATTCATCTTTACTGCAGTGGATTGGGGACAGTGCCATTCCTTGCACACCAGAAGTACAGCAATCCAAAGTCAGGCCCATGTCGACAAA ACAGAGCACTGTGGAAGATCTAATGCGGCTGGCGAAGCAGTTTGACTTCAACATGAGGCAAGATGAAGCTCAAGAACAGAGCTCAGATACACCAGGTTTAAAACAATCTGAGGAACAAGAGCCGCCACATGATGAACGATTCACAACAGCCCACAGCGAATCTGCTCTAAAACTCAGTGAGAAGCCTGTTGATGAAAGGGGACTTTATCAGGAGATGGACGATGATCTTGATTTACTTTTTGATGGGCCGACCCAGCGGCTCAGTGGGCGTCTTAGTCAGGCATCAGATTATCGTACTCAGGAAGTTCCTGAGAGAAATCTCAGCATTGTGAAAGCCAGCGTTTCACAAAAAGGTTCTGCGTTCattacaacagaaaaccatGGCAGTAAACAAGTTAACAAGGCTGATGATTTTGATGATGACTGGAACAGTGACGGTTTACTCGATGAGTCGTTGCTTCTGGAGATGACACAAAATGCAGATCTGTTTGCTGCACCGCAGTACAGttcaacacaaaaacaaactcatGAGAATCAAAATGCTTTCAGagcaataacaaacaaaaaacaagaagCTAAAACTGATGTTAAATGTGGTGCATTTCAAGGGCAACAGACAAAAAGCGAGCAGAGTTTTCAACAGGACTCTCGAACACAGGCAAAGCCGTATGGAGGGCTGCCTAGAATTGGAAATCAAAtggaaaataattgcacaaatcAGGTTTTTCCCACGAGTAAAGCTTTGCCAGTTCCTCCAAGTTGCTTTAATGGCAAACAAAATCAGCACAAGACGCAAGTACGACCGCTTCAGGTTATTCAAAATTCACCTGAGCTCAGTGCTGCTATCTCAACACGTAATTTCCAGCCAAACACCAAAGAGATGCTGCCGTCCACCAGCCTCAGTACTATAAAACCTCCCCATTCAAATCCTCCCAGCATGCACCAGAATCCAAACTCTGGAGGCATTAAACAACAAGGAGAGAATGCCGTTACAGCCAAAGATGGATTTAGTGATGTTTTAGATGAAGACCTGGACTCTTTTTTTGCATCTGATGACATCTGGGATGACGGAGTAGAGGACGATGATCTGTTTTGTGAGGCATGTGATAATCTTGAGGAGTTATCTGGCAACGCTGAAACCTCAGCCACAAACAACCAACAAAACACTGCAAAAGCACTACAAAACACTGGCTTCTCCGAAACGGCCAGTCAGCAAACGGTGTTTGCTCATCCTTATCCACCCAAAAAGCTGGCCGCTAATGTTTCCATGTGCAGTGCAAACACATCAGTGTCTCTGTACGGCCAGAAAGCTCATGCGGTGAACTCTGGGCCTGCAGGACTCGGCTCTAATGTGTCATGTGATGCAACGAGACCATCTGGCCCCTCAAGTAATGGACCGTATAAATTCAAACAGGTGAGAAGCTCCTCTGTGGTGGGAAGGGGGACCTGTGCTGTTCCCCCCACACAGCAGGGTCACGAGAGGGGCGTGCTGGCCGTCCTCCAATCAGGTGTGAGAACAGCAGACAGTCATCAGTTCAAAAAGCCGTACATTGACTCGTTCAGGTCTGCGCCGGTCATTGCCAAAG ATGTGTGTGACTCTGGAGCCGTGAGGTGCAGTGATGCTGAGATCGAGAGGAAGAAGCAGCAGGCTATAGAGAGGCGGAGACTCCGGatgctggccaatcagaacCTCAGAGCTCCTGTCTGA